One Suncus etruscus isolate mSunEtr1 chromosome 13, mSunEtr1.pri.cur, whole genome shotgun sequence genomic region harbors:
- the MIS18A gene encoding protein Mis18-alpha: protein MRTQPSLRAPVPPLRCLSPPRPHCPDLRTRSGGTSVFFSRGASQRAREFEIMAASTRTVTPSCSGCSSDCVCGERAKWSDYSLLGKRLSEDSSRHELLQKWADVWRTVSLDSSGLGSEGEKARRGEAAEPGPRVEEERPLVFLCGGCRRPLGDSLSWVTSHEDSNCILLRSVSSNVTVNKDQMLSKRKHENGCILEALYCSGCSLSLGFVYKYTPKALDYKRDLFCLSVEAIESYILGSSEKQIVSEDKELFNLESRVQIEKSLKEMDDVVKGLEKKLEEVESKIAHCQLLQELSSVPPSARPCR from the exons ATGCGCACTCAGCCCTCCCTCCGCGCTCCAGTCCCGCCCCTCAGATGTCTTTCCCCTCCTCGCCCTCACTGCCCTGATCTGCGCACGCGCAGTGGCGGGACTTCCGTGTTTTTTTCCCGTGGTGCCTCGCAGCGAGCGCGGGAATTTGAGATCATGGCGGCCTCCACCCGGACAGTGACTCCCAGTTGCAGCGGCTGCTCCAGCGACTGCGTGTGCGGCGAGCGGGCCAAGTGGAGCGACTACTCCCTGCTGGGCAAGCGGCTCTCGGAAGACTCGAGCCGCCACGAGCTGCTGCAGAAGTGGGCGGACGTGTGGAGGACCGTGAGCCTCGACTCGTCGGGGCTGGGCAGCGAAGGCGAGAAGGCGCGGCGGGGCGAGGCGGCCGAGCCGGGGCCGCGGGTGGAGGAGGAGAGGCCGCTGGTGTTCCTATGCGGCGGCTGCCGGCGGCCCCTGGGCGACTCGCTGAGCTGGGTGACGAGCCACGAGGACAGCAATTGCATCCTGTTGCGCA GCGTTTCCTCTAATGTTACTGTGAATAAGGACCAGATGTTATCCAAACGTAAACATGAAAATGGTTG CATTCTCGAGGCTCTATACTGCTCGGGCTGCTCCCTCAGCCTTGGCTTCGTCTATAAATACACACCTAAGGCCCTGGATTACAAGAGAGATTTGTTTTGCCTCAGCGTGGAAGCCATTGAGAG TTATATTTTAGGCTCCTCTGAGAAGCAAATTGTGTCAGAAGATAAAGAGCTGTTTAATCTCGAAAGCCGAGTTCAAATAGAGAAATCTCTAAAAGAG aTGGACGATGTTGTGAAAGGATTAGAGAAGAAGCTTGAGGAGGTTGAGTCAAAAATTGCCCATTGCCAACTACTGCAAGAGCTGAGTAGCGTCCCTCCCTCTGCGCGCCCCTGCAGATGA